Proteins co-encoded in one Hyla sarda isolate aHylSar1 chromosome 4, aHylSar1.hap1, whole genome shotgun sequence genomic window:
- the PCLAF gene encoding PCNA-associated factor, which produces MVRTKADSAGSSTGSYRKAVAARAPRKSFGASPGSSNHSTSPTGKKSEGKYAGGNPVCVRPTPKWQKGIGDFFGSPSTSRPEKENRVPSEDEEEAGGSGVGKAPRKSRPLPEEDGSDED; this is translated from the exons ATGGTGCGAACCAAGGCGGACAGTGCGGGCTCATCTACCGGCAGCTACAGGAAAG CTGTTGCTGCCAGAGCACCAAGAAAATCGTTTGGCGCCAGCCCTGGTTCCTCGAATCATTCAACATCTCCCACTGGAAAGAAAT CTGAAGGCAAATATGCAGGGGGCAACCCTGTATGTGTTAGACCTACACCAAAGTGGCAGAAGGGTATTGGAGATTTCTTTGGTTCTCCATCAACAAGCCGCCCTGAAAAAGAAAACCGCGTGCCATCTGAGGATGAGGAGGAAGCTGGTGGCAGTGGAGTCGGGAAAGCCCCAAGGAA ATCTCGCCCTTTGCCTGAAGAAGATGGATCAGATGAAGACTAA